The following proteins come from a genomic window of Astatotilapia calliptera chromosome 11, fAstCal1.2, whole genome shotgun sequence:
- the LOC113032130 gene encoding myeloid cell surface antigen CD33-like isoform X2, translating to MPNKRHRRTGRMDRCFSCADGNSTSVRNPEKLNRNPNMSVCGEMILWSFVFLLAGAVAQTVVYPFTSTCAVRGSTVTLPCTFTPRKSFSDGQREVPLKIVRVRWCKNHAICQGSTPSVYDSNSANIDPRYQYLGDKKTNCTLQIRDVQQRDKGSFRFRMEADHPEGHFTNQTGVNVTVVDSSKMRIISSSDDKKLSRGENVTLLCASVCTFHQLEVTWFKDGHALSDTGPSLHLSPLTAEDSGNYTCALKKNMKTLSEPYSLQVEAGADGVLRLVLGVVFGLLLAVILLVLFTFIIKRKLAAAEDQRAVGGDPEQKHPDSIYSNMVTSAQTEAAQQQEPGRAAEDVSYASVQFKQKKQGARRLQAASDDVVYSSVSSRG from the exons ACGAAACCCGGAGAAGCTCAACAGAAACCCGAACATGTCAGTTTGTGGTGAGATGATTCTGTGGAGCTTCGTGTTCCTGCTGGCAG GTGCTGTGGCTCAAACTGTGGTCTATCCTTTCACGTCTACCTGTGCTGTCAGAGGGTCCACTGTCACCCTCCCCTGCACCTTCACACCTCGGAAGTCTTTCAGTGATGGTCAGAGAGAAGTTCCTCTAAAGATCGTCAGAGTCCGCTGGTGTAAGAACCATGCGATCTGTCAGGGCAGCACTCCATCTGTGTATGACAGTAACTCAGCAAACATCGATCCTCGTTATCAATATCTGGGAGACAAGAAGACAAACTGCACTTTACAGATCAGAGATGTTCAGCAGAGAGACAAAGGAAGCTTTCGCTTCAGGATGGAAGCTGATCATCCTGAAGGACATTTTACTAACCAGACAGGAGTGAATGTCACAGTTGTTG ATTCGTCTAAAATGAGAATAATCAGCTCCAGTGATGATAAAAAGTTGAGCAGAGGTGAAAACGTCACACTGCTCTGCGCTTCAGTCTGCACTTTCCACCAACTGGAAGTCACGTGGTTCAAAGATGGCCACGCCCTCTCAGACACTGGCCCCTCCCTCCATCTCAGCCCTCTGACTGcagaggattctgggaactACACCTGTGCTCTGAAGAAGAACATGAAGACTCTCTCTGAGCCATACAGCCTGCAGGTGGAGGCTGGAG CTGATGGTGTCCTTCGTCTGGTACTTGGTGTGGTGTTTGGTCTCCTGCTGGCTGTGATCCTGCTCGTACTCTTCACCTTCATCATCAAAAG GAAgctggcagcagcagaggaTCAGAGGGCTGTGGGAGGTGATCCAGAGCAGAAG CATCCTGATAGCATCTACAGCAACATGGTGACGTCTGCACAAACTGAGGCGGCTCAGCAGCAGGAACCCGGCCGAGCCGCGGAGGACGTCAGCTATGCCTCCGTCCAGTTCAAACAGAAGAaacagggggccag GCGCCTGCAGGCGGCCAGCGATGACGTTGTCTATTCCTCAGTGTCCAGTCGAGGATGA
- the LOC113032130 gene encoding myeloid cell surface antigen CD33-like isoform X3, whose translation MNRSPRTDTGAVAQTVVYPFTSTCAVRGSTVTLPCTFTPRKSFSDGQREVPLKIVRVRWCKNHAICQGSTPSVYDSNSANIDPRYQYLGDKKTNCTLQIRDVQQRDKGSFRFRMEADHPEGHFTNQTGVNVTVVDSSKMRIISSSDDKKLSRGENVTLLCASVCTFHQLEVTWFKDGHALSDTGPSLHLSPLTAEDSGNYTCALKKNMKTLSEPYSLQVEAGADGVLRLVLGVVFGLLLAVILLVLFTFIIKRKLAAAEDQRAVGGDPEQKHPDSIYSNMVTSAQTEAAQQQEPGRAAEDVSYASVQFKQKKQGARRLQAASDDVVYSSVSSRG comes from the exons ATGAACAGATcaccaaggacagacacag GTGCTGTGGCTCAAACTGTGGTCTATCCTTTCACGTCTACCTGTGCTGTCAGAGGGTCCACTGTCACCCTCCCCTGCACCTTCACACCTCGGAAGTCTTTCAGTGATGGTCAGAGAGAAGTTCCTCTAAAGATCGTCAGAGTCCGCTGGTGTAAGAACCATGCGATCTGTCAGGGCAGCACTCCATCTGTGTATGACAGTAACTCAGCAAACATCGATCCTCGTTATCAATATCTGGGAGACAAGAAGACAAACTGCACTTTACAGATCAGAGATGTTCAGCAGAGAGACAAAGGAAGCTTTCGCTTCAGGATGGAAGCTGATCATCCTGAAGGACATTTTACTAACCAGACAGGAGTGAATGTCACAGTTGTTG ATTCGTCTAAAATGAGAATAATCAGCTCCAGTGATGATAAAAAGTTGAGCAGAGGTGAAAACGTCACACTGCTCTGCGCTTCAGTCTGCACTTTCCACCAACTGGAAGTCACGTGGTTCAAAGATGGCCACGCCCTCTCAGACACTGGCCCCTCCCTCCATCTCAGCCCTCTGACTGcagaggattctgggaactACACCTGTGCTCTGAAGAAGAACATGAAGACTCTCTCTGAGCCATACAGCCTGCAGGTGGAGGCTGGAG CTGATGGTGTCCTTCGTCTGGTACTTGGTGTGGTGTTTGGTCTCCTGCTGGCTGTGATCCTGCTCGTACTCTTCACCTTCATCATCAAAAG GAAgctggcagcagcagaggaTCAGAGGGCTGTGGGAGGTGATCCAGAGCAGAAG CATCCTGATAGCATCTACAGCAACATGGTGACGTCTGCACAAACTGAGGCGGCTCAGCAGCAGGAACCCGGCCGAGCCGCGGAGGACGTCAGCTATGCCTCCGTCCAGTTCAAACAGAAGAaacagggggccag GCGCCTGCAGGCGGCCAGCGATGACGTTGTCTATTCCTCAGTGTCCAGTCGAGGATGA